GAGTCTGCTGCTCGCGCTGGTCGTGTTCCAAGGCCTGCTCGGCATGTGGACAGTCACGCTGCTCCTGAAGCCGGCTATCGTCACCGGCCACCTGCTCGGCGGGATGTCGCTGATCGCGGCACTCGCGTGGTGGGTGTCGCGCGGACGGCTCGCGCCGGTGGCGACGTCCCGGAGCTTCAGCATCGCCTGCGGGATCCTGATCGCGCTGGTGTTCGGCCAGATCGCGCTCGGCGGCTGGGTGTCGACGCATTACGCGGCACTGGCCTGCCAGGGTTTTCCGAGCTGCAACGGCGAGCTGGTGCCGTCCGCGATGCGTTTCGACGGTGCGTTTCACGGTCTGCGCAACATCGGCGAAGCGGCCAGCGGCGCACCGCTCGATATCGAACAGCTTGTGGCGATCCACTGGACGCACCGTCTCGGCGCGCTGTTGCTGTCCGTCGCCGTGCTCGGCGTGAGCGCCTGGGGCTGGCGCTGGCCGGCCTTGCGCGGCCGTCTCGTCTGCTTGCTGGTCGCGTGGCTCGCGCAGGCCGCGATCGGCGTCGGCAACGTGCTGATGCAGCTGCCGCTGCCCTTGGCGGTGGCGCACAACGCCGGCGCGTTGTTGTTGCTGGTCGCGACGGTGAGGCTCGCCGCAAGCTTGGACGCCGTGCCGGCATCGGCGCGGTCTGCGTGGGAATGGAAAGGGGAATCGAGATGAGCGTGATGATCGTAGAGACAGCCCGCCACCCGCACGCCTGGCGCGCGCTGTGGCCGCTCGCCAAGCCTAAGGTGGTGCTCTTGATCGTGTTCTGCGCGGTGATCGGCATGTGCCTCGCGAGCCCCGGCTTGCCTCCGCTGTCGCTGCTGGTGCCGGCGACGCTCGGCATCGCGCTGGTGGCGGGCGCGGCGGCGATGGTCAACTGCCTCGTAGAGCGCACCGCCGACGCGCTGATGCGCCGCACCGCCCACCGCGCGACCGCGCGCGGCGAGG
This DNA window, taken from Crenobacter cavernae, encodes the following:
- a CDS encoding COX15/CtaA family protein, giving the protein MRVQRGLWLALLLAVIVVPLGAYVRLSDAGLGCPDWPGCYGKPSPLAAAADIARAMTLDPDGPVSHAKAWKEMVHRYLAAGLGLVILIATAIAFKVRRDRLPASLLLALVVFQGLLGMWTVTLLLKPAIVTGHLLGGMSLIAALAWWVSRGRLAPVATSRSFSIACGILIALVFGQIALGGWVSTHYAALACQGFPSCNGELVPSAMRFDGAFHGLRNIGEAASGAPLDIEQLVAIHWTHRLGALLLSVAVLGVSAWGWRWPALRGRLVCLLVAWLAQAAIGVGNVLMQLPLPLAVAHNAGALLLLVATVRLAASLDAVPASARSAWEWKGESR